GGCAATCTCCTTGCACGCAGCGGCAAGTCGAGCCTGGCGGGAGTCGAGCAGGGTAAGCAGGGTGGTGATGGACTCTTTTTCGGACATGGCAAACACCTCCGTTCAAGAAACCTGACAAATAGCAGCAAAAAGCCCGCTGGGTGCGAGCTTTCTGCCGATGGGGTCGCTGGTCCTTCAGCTGATTTCAGTATAGACCCGGACTTCAGGCTTGTCGGGCCGTCACTTGTGACCTGGTATTGAGCTGCCGGCATTCACGTTGGGCATCTTCTTCAAGATCAAAGCCGTCACCGATAAAGCCACGGGTGCGGGTATCTTCAATGCGATACCAGACGGCGGCGTCGGGTGGTGGGTGGCCGGCTTCTCCGGCCCGGCGGCCATGAATGATGATCTTGTTGCAACGCTTCACAACGAAAATGTCTTCCATGGCGTCACCGCAGCTGATTCATGTCCACATCAACTATAGAAGCTCTTTGCAATCGTGCAAAAAATGGACGGGTCATTTTGTCGATTCTGCCTCAGCGATCATTTTCTCCAGATACATGGCGAGCCCGACTTCTTCTGCCCTGAGACCTTTACGCAGTCTCGGCCGCGGCAGTTGGGCCAAGGCGCCGAGCATAAAACCTTCGAGCACCGCCGGGTGGATGTAGCACTTGCGGCACACGGCCGGGGTGTTACCGAGTTGCCTGGCAACGTTCTTGACCATCTCGACCACATGCCGTTTCGCGTCCGACTCAGGCTCCCACTGCAACTCACGCAGCACCGACAACGCCAGGACGCTCCCGGCCCATGTCCGATAATCCTTGGCCGTGAAGTCGGCGCCGGTGAGGGTTTGCAGGTAAGCATTGACATCTGAGGAGCTGACGGTGTGTCGCTCGCCATTTTCGTCCAGGTATTGGAAAAGGTCTTGTCCGGGAATCTCCAGGCAGCGCTTGATAATTCGCGCCAGGCGTCGGTCTTTCAAGGTGATCTGGTGTTCGACACCACTCTTGCCGCGAAACTGGAACAGGATCGCGCTGCCGTTGACCTCGACGTGACGGCTGCGCAGGGTGGTCAGGCCATAGGATCGATTTTCCCGGGCGTATTGCGTGTTGCCGACCCGGATCAGCGTCGCATCGAGCAAGGTAATCACGGTGGCCATGACTTTATCTCGGCTGAAATCCGGAGCGTCCAGCAGCGTTTCAAGCTGTTTGCGCAGCTTCGGCAGTGCCAGGCCAAAGTCCCGCAGGCGTGAGTATTTATCGGCATCGCGCACTTCGCGCCAACGCGCGTGATAACGGTATTGCTTGCGACCGCGAGCGTCACGGCCGGTGGCTTGCAAATGACCACGCGGGTCGGCGCAGATCCACACATTGGTATAGGCCGGCGGCACGGCAAGGGCGTTGAGGCGCTTGATTTCGTCGGGATCGGTAATGCGCTGGCCCGCAGAATTGAAGTAGCAGAATTTGCCGCGCAAGCGTTTGCGGGTGATTCCAGGCTGCGTGTCGTCGACGTAGTGCAGGTCGGGTGGCAGCACATCGGGCAGCGCGGTATCGGGCATGGCAAAAAATCCTTGGCGACGAAGTCAGGGGGCCTGTACAGCCATTGACCGCGTCCATTCGCCGTGGTGCCGACGAATTTACGCCAGCACGGCCACCGCTTTGATCTGCGCCCAGAGTTGCTGGCCGGGGTGCACGCCCAGTTGGTCCCGGGAGTAGCGGGTGATGCGTGCCAGCAGCGGTGTGCCGGCCGCATTCAGGCGGATCAGCACGTGGGCGGCGTTATCGGCGCCGATTTCGCTGATCACCGTCACCGGCAAGCGATTGAGGATGCTGCTGTGCTCGACGCCTTGCAGGCTCAGGCTGACATCCCGCGCCTGGACCTTGCAACGTAGCGCC
This region of Pseudomonas mandelii genomic DNA includes:
- a CDS encoding DNA topoisomerase IB → MPDTALPDVLPPDLHYVDDTQPGITRKRLRGKFCYFNSAGQRITDPDEIKRLNALAVPPAYTNVWICADPRGHLQATGRDARGRKQYRYHARWREVRDADKYSRLRDFGLALPKLRKQLETLLDAPDFSRDKVMATVITLLDATLIRVGNTQYARENRSYGLTTLRSRHVEVNGSAILFQFRGKSGVEHQITLKDRRLARIIKRCLEIPGQDLFQYLDENGERHTVSSSDVNAYLQTLTGADFTAKDYRTWAGSVLALSVLRELQWEPESDAKRHVVEMVKNVARQLGNTPAVCRKCYIHPAVLEGFMLGALAQLPRPRLRKGLRAEEVGLAMYLEKMIAEAESTK